ATGATGGggcaggttggaaatagatggtgtaggatcatggggtaggatggatacgatggagacagatggggtagaatcatgggacagatgggcaggattatgggacagatgaggcaggatcatgggacaggatggagaggtcatatggggcaggattggacctcacatggggcaggataggagaacatatggctggacccaagaatgagatacacggggccaggatgggggatattgttaccattaagggatattattactgcagtgatgtttttgaggatacggttttaaatgggggggtggtcctgttactgtgcagcctAACACTGtcgttttttttcttcatctgttgtagtttagaatttgggaaaaaaaataagtaatgtgttctgcaagcggtgctctagataactgttatttcctgcagaaacgagccctgactggatgaagtgacggcggtatgtgctggatgaagattaatagcaaagatgaaagacttcacctagagacatcactggtgagtcagcgtgttacctgtacactgatgctatacactgtatactatatacagcagtctggtgtacaatgtcaccagtgatcactgtattacctttacattgtacactatatacagagctcctgtgtataatgtcaccggtgatcactgtattagctgtgcacagacactgcatactaagtacagatctcctgtgtttaaccccttcatgaccttgggattttccgtttttccgtgatcgttttttgctccccttcttcccagagccataacttttttatttttccatcaatatggccatgtgagggcttattttttgcgaaacaagttctacttttgaactacatcattggttttagcatgtcgtgtactagaaaacgggaaaaaaattccaagtgcggtgaaattgcaaaaaaagtgcaatcccacacttgttttttgattggcttttttactaggttcactaaatagtaaaaatgacctgccagtatgattctccaggtcattacgagttcatagacacaaacatgtctaggttctcttttatctaagtggtgaaaaaaaattccaaactttgctaaaaaaaaacaattgcgccattttctgaaacCCGTAGCGtcactatttttcatgatctggggtagggtgagggcttattttttgcgagctgagctggcggttttaatgatagcattttggtgcagatacgttcttttgatcgcccgttattgcattttaatgcaatgtcgcggctaccaaaaaagcgtaattctgtcgtttctaattttttctcgctacgccatttagcgatcaggttaatccttttattttatcgatagatcgggcgattctgaacgctgcgataccaaatatgtgtaggtttgatttttttattgatttattttgaatgggccggaaggggggtgatttaaacttttatatttttttcacatttttttttacttttcttttactttgccatggttcaatagcctccatgagaggctagaagctggcacaactcgatcgcctctgctacatagcagcgatcatcagatcactgctatgcagcagaaatgcaggtgtgctatgagcgctgaccacaggggggcgctcacagctatccgggatcagtaaccatagaggtctcaaggacctctatggttaccattctgacgcatcgctgacccccgatcatgtgacggggtcggcgatgcgctcatttccagccgcccggccggaagcgccggttaaactaGTTTTAACTAGTTGATAGCgatgggtgaatcacgatttcacccaccgctattatgggcacatgtcagctgtacaaaacaactgacatgtcccggctttgatgcgggctcaccgccggagccctgcatcgaagcgcggtatctgacctcggacgtactatcccgtctgaggtcagaaagaggtttatggcacttatggtgatattagtattgtgtttattttattactgatcactattgtagtattcagtcactatgtggtggtaatatgttgcccGGCCATtgtgtgacggtatttgttccttgtatgcgctattattggtgatcatattgtggtaatatgtggtctggacatgttgtggtggtatttgttccttgtatgtgctatgatttggtcactatgtggtggtaatatggtgtctggtcatggtgccatGGTATTTGTCCCCTGAATGTGGTATTTgtcattttaaaaataaataaaaatatacctaaattgtattggatattttaacaaatgtttagtagggtagggtagggcccgaccttgtcatggtggcggctttaaaaatcttttgactgtggacagttcgagggaaagaggcggggctggggtggagcctgggtggagtctcaagggggacccaaaaattttgccagtatggggccccgaaattcctagtggcagccctgccagcGTTATCACAAGCCAGACCCCACGGTGATGATCAATCATAGGGTGGTGGGTTCTGGATTTAGTATTGTGTAGTATGTGTCTTGTATTTGGTATTCTGAAGACATGTCAGTACTATACCCCATAATAATAATCTACTCACACGTCTGAGTGTTTTGTGCTGGTCTCTAAAGAACAATCTGGAGATGGCTTGTGATCTTCATTGCTCATCATCCTGGTATTGGTTGCATATAGCTAAAATACACAGagtaaaattaaatatatatacagtagtttAAAACTATTTTTAGTTATAGTTTTGTTGATTTACTGATCACATACCTTAGAAAGTCTTTGAGAAGATGATACATAGTTTAAGCTTTCTGGCCAGTTACTGACCTCACTTGTGTCACCCTCATCTGAATCCATATGTTTGGGTCTCCAAAAGCCAGCTACAAATTATAAGTATTATCAGAGATTATTAATATTATCACAAACAGTCACCATGTTATTACTAATAATATTGGGAACATATTGTCACATAAAATGAAAGACAAGACAAATGGCAGCTTTAACCAGATGACGTCTCATTCTACTTACTGTCAAAGTAGCGGGTGTCCTCCTCTGACTCAAGAGTTGGACGATACAGTATATACTGATTTTGAAGGTTCTCAAAATTTAACCCACTCAGGAATGGATGACTCTTGATCTCATTTGCTCCTCCTGGAAAAGGAAGACAAGAAAAAAGTGATCCAGACAATGAAAGGAAGACTGTACATGTTATTTTAATCTAAACTGAAGACATAGCAGAGCCAAAATATACTATAAGTCATAGCAAGAAGAATGGGGAATAGACAAGAAGGTAAAGCAGAGACCTCTGTGCTGATCCTTATGGATTTGTCAGGTCACAGAGGAGTTGTAAGTCATTATTAATACTACTATATACATTACCTGTCCCGAGTCTATGTTTTGGATCTTTTCTGAGCAGCTGAGTCATGAAGTCTTGAGCATCAGGATAATCAGTGGAATTTTGAATTTTCTAAGTGATTTCATCTGTTGTATAAAAAGTAAATTTTACAGAAAAGAAAGTCTCTAGATTTTCTATCATTTTAAAGAAATTATCAAAAACAGCAAGTAACTAAACCAAAGAATGAACCTAACAACTGAACCAAATTACTATGGCATCACACAGCATTCAGATTATTTTACTTACCCTTGATGATGCTCTTGAAAATATCTTTTTTGCATCTTCCGTTAAATGGCACTTGGCCGGTTAGAAATTTATATAAGATGATCCCTATTGCCCACCAGTCAATGGGTCTTCCATAGCCCTTCTTTAAGATGACttctggggctgtataatgataggTGCCAGTTATCTGGAAACCAACAGAACAATGAGAAGATGAACAATGAAAATAACTGTGACAAATAATATCAGTGGAAAAGTTTTCTATGTGAGAAAATATCAGAGAAGCAGAAATAGATCAGATCTGTAAAGAATAAGTTTTTTATGTATAGCTAACCCCATCATCACGGAACTCTCTGGTGATGTCTTTAGTTGGAGCCTTGTAAATGTCTGATGTTGGTCTCATGAGTCCGAGTCTTGAAAGCCCAAAATCGGTGACTTTGATATGTCCAGTTGATGATAGAATGAGGCTGTGAAAGAAAAGATATTGTCAGCCATAAGTAATAACCCATAGACTGTATACCAAACTATAACTGTCTTTCCCTTTATTATACTGCTGTATTCACTTACTTTAAAGGCTTCAGGTCTCGGTGAACCACACCATAGCTGTGcagatattccacagcaagaaCCGTTTCTGCAATGTATATGCGTGCCAAGGCGAGGGGAAAAGGACCATAAGACTGTATGAGCCTTTCACAGTCTCCTCCTAGATCAGAAAGCAAATATGACaggtgagggtttgttacaatgtaaatTACACATGATGAGTGTGAATGAGAAATAAGCTGACATTGGGGCAGGGAGTCAATCATAGAGACACACTGTGTGATGTAGAGCGTATACTGTATACTGCAGAGTAGTCCTATACAGAAAGAGAGCTCAGATCTGCCCCCTGCTGGTAACCTCTTACATTGCACTGTCAATCTCGGACATTGGCATTTACAGCAGGTGACCTGGAGGCGAGCTGCTCTATGCTCTCATCGCCCCCATTCCATGTTAGTGGTTTGCTATGGCTGCTGAGTGTCTGCGGAGACTACTATCCTTGCCATTATGGTACTTCTGTGAAGGTCAGTGTGTAGCTTGGCTTCATAGGGGACCAAGATTTTCACCATATTCTGCAATACCCATGttgcagtacatagtaaatatgatTATATAATTGCAAATTCAGGTCCCTTATGgagactaaaaaataaaataataataaaaatattgggggAAAGAAAATTAAGtataaaaatcactttttttcattcaaaacaaataataataaaaaaataagctCAGATGGAATTGTAGTGTTTTTGTTGCCCCGACATCATAAAAGAATGCAGTAAGAAGCAATGAAAATGATTATCTGTCAGAAAGATGTAATCCTCCTAAACTGTTCTTATGAGCATGTAGAGTAATGAAACATAAATACATTGGGACCTTTATATATTTAAGCAGATATGGGCTGGATATAGATACAATGGATAGGTCTTACCTGCTTCAAAGTCCATGACCATACACAGATGGTGTTTAGTTGGGAAGGAACAAAACGTGGAGACAACAAAGGGACAATCGGAGAATATTGCGATATCCCTTTCCAGATAGGCCATTTCAAGATAGAATGGATGATCCAGTTCGCTCCTGGCTTGTTTCTTCATGGCGAATACCTTCTTTGTGTCTTTATGACGCACTAAGTGGACGGCCCTGTAGAGGAGAAAAATCCATAGTTTATACTGAATTCTTACTAACAGTCTGTCTATATGTCAAAAGATCTTCTGTACTAATAGTTAATAGTAGATGTACGGCCGTCACTAGAAATCAATGTCTGGAAATGCACAAAATAACTCAACATGAATGATCACTTATGGGAGGTTATCATCCATGTCACATCCTAACTGAGCTGAATAGTGTTCACTAGATGTGGACTAGATGACTAGATGTAGATTAGATCTAGTGCACAGTGGTGTCTATAACAACAACAAATcaccaaacaaaaaataagccctgacaaaTCTCTAACGGACAAAAAAATGTCACAGGTCCTGGAAAACAGTAACATTGACAGTAGATGTGGACTCATATACAGGAATTTCCCTAAGGCAGGACATATAGACAGAGGCATCATCAGAAGGAATTTGGGAAGAATGTAGATTATACATAAAGCTCACCCATAAGATCCACTGCTGATCTCTTTGATCTGGGTATAGTCGCTCTTACTTGGTTTTCTCATAGGGTTCAATGATCTGATCACGGCCTAGAAGAATAAGAAATGACAATAAGACATAAAAGTTGCAGGAAAATAAAAGCTGCAGATGCAGGAACTTCTCTCCATTATGTCCCTGCTGATTACACTGCAGCAGATGTAGAGGACATGATACAAGCAGGACGCTCCCCAGACACTATTATATTATAGGGATATCCTCCATACACATATATCATTGTACTGGAGGGGATGGTAGGGGACATCACACAGAGGagacaggaataataataataggtcCAATCTACATTAAGAATAGAGGTAACCCGCTGTCCTATGGGGTGTAACATGTGATGTGTAATTCATACCCCGTTATCGGATGATATACAGATGTTGTCTCTGATACTTACACTGGCAGATTCGGGGATCTCTGGTATCTCAGGTAT
This is a stretch of genomic DNA from Ranitomeya variabilis isolate aRanVar5 chromosome 6, aRanVar5.hap1, whole genome shotgun sequence. It encodes these proteins:
- the LOC143783438 gene encoding microtubule-associated serine/threonine-protein kinase 3-like; amino-acid sequence: MFRISSKKREVLALFKEIRTTYALDIVLPLPDGVLSFTYRLVMKLVSDCLTKYQRGRISSEYLEHLQMNIRTLVQQAEERSQSGDLAFFKQLAQKFLCVLEYIARSLKHLETPDGDSKEGQHRNIADPNTSEPGLKTDLIEETTEPATADGGIPEIPEIPESASAVIRSLNPMRKPSKSDYTQIKEISSGSYGAVHLVRHKDTKKVFAMKKQARSELDHPFYLEMAYLERDIAIFSDCPFVVSTFCSFPTKHHLCMVMDFEAGGDCERLIQSYGPFPLALARIYIAETVLAVEYLHSYGVVHRDLKPLNLILSSTGHIKVTDFGLSRLGLMRPTSDIYKAPTKDITREFRDDGITGTYHYTAPEVILKKGYGRPIDWWAIGIILYKFLTGQVPFNGRCKKDIFKSIIKDEIT